The nucleotide sequence GCAAACAACGCCAAGTCTTGATGCCTTTGCCATTGGCCCCGATGCTTCCACCAATCGCCCGGCCGGTGACACCTACAAAACAAAACGACAAAGCCCGCCTGAGAAATCTCTCAAGCGGGCTTTGTCTTTTGATGGGGCCGAAACCATGACGGTGAAAATGGTCGACCCGATATTCACCTGCGAGACCTGCGTCGTCGTCCTTAGCGGTTCAAGGTCAGACCCAGAGTTCCGCCGAACATTTGATAGTCTTGGTCCCAATCGCCTTCGGTTCCGTATCGCCACAGACCACGACCGATGTCAATGACCTGGAAACCGGCTCGAACGCTGATCGCTTTGGTCAACTGATATCCCAGTTCGCCGCGGACATCGAACCCGACCAGGAACTCTTCATTGCGAATGAAGGTCGGTGTGGTGCGATCCCGTTGGATCGTGATCGGAGGTTCGCCCACGGTCGGCTGTTCGTTGGTTTGCCCGAAGGCATAGATCGTCAGTTCGCTTTCGGTGTAGGCTTCGCTGCACTGCCAGTTGTTTCCAGCAAAGACCCGGAAGTCGCTGCTGTACATGAATCGGCCTTTGTGCTTGAAGTACCGGAAGCCCAGCTGTGCGGTCAGCATCTCATTGTCAGTGATCTGTGCGATGCTGGTAATCTGTTCGGCGGCACTGAATTCAACGCCTGCCAAGATCGGGTTGGGCAAGGGCAGCAACACGTTCCCGGTGATGTTGTCTTGGGTGCTTTGATACGTCTGACGCAAATTGATGTCTTCCGCACGCATCCAGCGGACGCCGACCATCGGTTCCAAGATGCCACCGTAGTGATACGGTTCCAAACGCCAAGTCTTGTTCAGCTCGTAGCTGTCAAACTTGATCATGTTCTGGGAATTCTGCACGTCGTAGAAACGTGTGTTGTACCCCAGATTATTGCGGTCTTCCTGCGGAACGATGAACCCGAAAGGCGGGCCGGCCGGACTGTCGTCGGCGGTGCCTTGCAGATCGTCCAAACTGTACCGGTTGATGCGTTCTTGACGAACGACATCGGCCCGAAACACATCGTTCTCGGTCCAGTTGAACAACCACCCCGTGTCTTTATCGGGCAGCATGTAACCGATTTCGTACCGGTGCCCCGATCCGTTGTCCAGTTTCGTCTCGGCATCGCCGTTGATAAACGTCTCCGGACGTGTGCCGTACAACAACAGTTTGTCGTACGTTGCAAACCAGCCCGTGTTGGCCCGCTTCTTGGGCTTCATGTCCAACAGGTCTGCTTCGTAAATTGGCTCAAACCATCGAAAGTCCGGATCGAACGCGAGCGGATCGACCGGCGGCACATCGTGATTCTGGGCGTACGTCGTTCCCGCCGCGGTCATCATGATCACGACCGCGATGATTCTTGCCGTCAGCTTCCTTACCGACATCGCTTGTTCCACCGTCTTGCATGTAGTGAGGGACGCTGATCCCGGTTTGCCCGAGACCGTGTCTGCTTACCCGATCCCGAGAAGTCCGGGCTCGCTATCGCGACATCGCATCCACACCATCGCGGTGCGCATCCGATTCGGGTTGTGCCGGTAGTATCGGCGCGGTACGGCGCAGAGGCTTAGCTTCTTTGACCCCAGAAGCGGCAAAAGCATCAGAAAAGTAGCAAACGACAACGCTTTTCCAATCGTTACAAACCCACGCCACCGTGTTTCACGAAGCATGGCGATTCGACCACCTGCCGCAGGACGTCTGGATCAAACACTGGCAACGCGGCCGCAAAAACCGATGTCCGCTGCGAAAACGACGCGTATTTTGGGTCGCCAGCTTTAAACGCCGGCGATACATCCGCCGCAGTCCTATCCGTCGTAGGGCGACGTTTTTCGAAGCCGCGCCGCGGCACGCTTGTCGGCAAAAAAATCCGTCAGAATCCGCCCGCAGTTTTCCGCCATCACGCCGCCGGTCACATCGCATCGATGATTCAGCCGGCTGTCATTCAAGACTTCGTAAAGGCTGCAAACCGCGCCGGCCTTGGGGTCGGTCGCCCCGAACACGACACGGGGCACCCGAGCCTGGATGATGGCGCCGGCACACATCACGCACGGTTCCAGCGTGACATACAGCGTGGTTCCCTCCAAACGCCAATCTTCCATGGCGGCAGCGGCCTGCGTGATTGCGATCATTTCGGCATGGGCCGTGGGGTCACGCAGCGTTTCTTTCTCATTTCGTGCCGCCGCGATCACCGTGTGGTCCTTCACAATGATGGCGCCGACGGGGACTTCCCCCGCGGTCACCGCCTCAGACGCCATTTCCAGCGCACGACGCATCCAGTGGCGATCAACCTCGTCCAAACCTTGCAGGGGAATCCCCGGCGACGATTCATCGGGTGGGAACATCAACGCTACTTGTCGGTTTTCGGCTGTGGCGCCGCGTCGGCCTGTGACTTGTCCAACGTGCGAATCGCGATGTTTCGGATTTCCGAAACGCACTGATAGTTGGCCAACCCCAGCGGTAATGCGGGGTCCATTTCGTCACGGATATCAAATTCGACGCCTTCGCGTTCGACTTGGACGACGATTTCGCCGTCGACCTTGCAAACGATTTCTTTGGGAACGACGCG is from Crateriforma conspicua and encodes:
- the tadA gene encoding tRNA adenosine(34) deaminase TadA codes for the protein MFPPDESSPGIPLQGLDEVDRHWMRRALEMASEAVTAGEVPVGAIIVKDHTVIAAARNEKETLRDPTAHAEMIAITQAAAAMEDWRLEGTTLYVTLEPCVMCAGAIIQARVPRVVFGATDPKAGAVCSLYEVLNDSRLNHRCDVTGGVMAENCGRILTDFFADKRAAARLRKTSPYDG